The following nucleotide sequence is from Candidatus Cloacimonadota bacterium.
TCCTCTTCCAGCTTTTCAATGTTGTATGTGGTAGCAATATGATTAGATAAGATGCTATAGCCTTTCTTGGTGGCAGCAAAAGTAATCTGATCTTCATCCGATAGATTGATCTCGGTAAACTTCTCGGTAGCGAGCTCTTTGTTTACTGTTGTAACTCTTCCAATGCCCAATATTCCGCCTCTGCGGTCTATAATCCCTTGTTCTAAGAGCTCTTTTCTGGTTCCCACCACATAATAAATTGTGTTTGCTTGCCGCTCGGCATCAATTAAATCTTGTTCACGCTCGGCAATGGTTTGTTCACGCTCGGCAATCTCCATTTGGCTTTGTCTGCGTTCTTCTTCTATGGTTTCGTTCAAGATCCCCATGCGTTCTTGAAGCTCTGCCATAATGGTTTCTTTTTCTTCTAAAGATGCTTTAAGGCGATCTACCATCTGCTGAACTCCACGAAGTTGGGTTCTGGAACTGGCTAGTTGAGCTTCAAGTTGCGAAATCTTCTTTTTATCTGCCTCAATTTGTTCTCTCATATTGGCAATGGAGCTTATTATCTGTCCTCTCCTATCTGCAGGCGAAGTACCGGGAATCTCTCCCTGAGTAAAGAGCTGACCAGAAAGGTCTTGATCCATAGCTTGCAGGCTTTCCTGAATCTCACCTATAGTAGCGGTAGAAGATTCGTATAGAGCCTGAAGATCTTCATTGCTCTGCAAAAGTGCTTTGTTCTTTTTGGCAGCATTCATCCATACAATACCAAATATGATTGCCAAAGCGGCAAGGACTACTATGATGATTGTTTGTGCAATTTTCATACTTGACTCCTATCGCGTTTTAATATGAATGTCACTTTATGCAAACACGAAATTTGTGTCAAGGCAAATGCAATATGGAAGTAGGATGAAATATAACTATCTAGCCGCTTGGACCCGTAAAATAGATTTGAAAAATGCTGTCTTAGACAAAATATTCATGCATCAGAATGCAATGTATATTTGTTTGGCAAAAGGGGCAGCATTGGCAATTGTGCTTAGCCCTCAAGATAGTTTTATCTACTATCATAACTGTATTGAATTGCCTAAAAAAACGCCCGAACTCTGGCTGCAACTTGCTGGTTCTTCTATTACGAATATCGCCATTAAACCTGATGACCGCATCATCTATATCGAATGTAGGCAGAAAGATATTTATGGAGATGTGCACAATTACGAATTGATCTGTGAATTGATGCCACCCAAACCTAACGTTATTCTGTTTAATAAAGATAAAGGTTTAATACAAGATGCTTTATATAAATACTCCTTAGCAGATAACCCAATGCGCATGGTTTTGGTAAATCAGCCCTACTATCCCCCGCAAACGAGTTTTACTCCAGACACTTCGCAAACACTTGAGATACCAAAAGAATCTACGGCAAAAAGCATAAATGAGTATTTTGCCACAAGACATCAGCAGATACTATTACCAAACGATCAGGTCAAAAGCACTCAGCAAAAAATAAAGATTTTGAGCAAGGAGATAAAGCGCCTAAAGAAAAAGCTTGATATGCAGGGTATGGATTTGGCAAATGCCCTCAAGATGGATTATTACAAAGCATGTGCTGAAGCAATAAAACCCAATATGCATCTAATTGAGCCGGGTGATGACACTCTTGAGGTAACAAACTATCTGGATCCGCATTTGGCAAAGATATCAGTTCCCTTGCTTTCGGATAGAAGCCCACAGCAAAACCTGCACTATTACATCAAGAAGTATCAAAAAGCTAAAAACGGAAAGAGTATTATAGAGCTAAACATAAAACGTACTGAAGCAGAAATAGAGGCAGTAAAAGCCTTGCAGAAGCGTCTTGAACAAGGTGAAGACATCGATCTTGATACGCATAAAAACAGTGGTGGCATAGCCCACAAGCAAAACCAGATTGACCGTATCTTACAACTACGCATAAATGCTGGCTGGCATATCTACATTGGCAGAAAAGCCAGAGAAAACGATTTTATTACCACAAAGCTTGGCAAAGCGCACGATTGGTGGTTTCACAGCCGAATTTATCGGGGTGCTCACGTACTGTTAAGAAACTACCATAAACAAGAGCCACCGCCAAGCCTCATTCAGATATGTTGCGCTCTTGCCGCATGGTATTCGCAAGCAAAGTTTTCCATAAATGTGCCCGTAGATTATACTCAAATCCGATTTGTTCGCAAACCTAAAGGCAGCGCCGCCGGTTTTGTTACTTATACAAACTATAAAACTATTTTTGCAAATCCCAAAGATATCCGCAGCATCAAAGAGGAACTGGAACTGTGATGCGTATTCTAGGAATAGTGACAGGCATCTTTCCTTTTAGTGAAAGTAGCCAAATTCTAAAGATAATAAGCCAAGATAGAGCACAAATATCTGTTATTGCAAAAGGCTGGCGAAAAAAACAAGAACCACTTCTGCGTTTTGCCGAGTACGAGTTTAACCTCTACGAACCCAAAGAAGAAGGCTTATACATTCTAAAAGAGTTAAGTTTATTGCAAAACTACGCCCAATATCCCAGCACATCCACATGGGCTGCAGCAGAAGCAGGAGCAGAGTTGATTAGCAAGATAATAATGGCAAGCTCTGATGCTCCATCATATTATGAGCTTCTACGCAACTATCTTGGGTATCTGCAAACTATCGATAAGAATGCAATACTCATCTTTTGGCGTTTATTTATGCGCATCTTCAAGCTTTTGGGCATCGATTTAAACATATCTAAGTGCAGCCTATGCCATACTGAATGTGTGGCATTTGCCTACAATGCGGCCAGCGATATTGTATGTGAATCTTGTTATAAAGAAACCGCAAATAAAGATAATTATCATTCTCTCTCTCAAAACGCTGGAAAAATATTGAGCTTGCTTCCTTTTATAGGTTATCATCTGCAAGAGACTGAGCTTAGTTTTAATGATGTGGAAGAGCTAAACAGATTCTTTTTTGCCTATTACTATGCTCACCAAAAACAAACGCTCAAGCTTAAGAGCCTGAGCGTCTTGGGTCAATTCTATTATTAATTAGAATGGTTCAAAGTTGTTGGCTTGCCAATAAAAGCGTTCGGCTTCTTTTTGGATATCTGCAAGCTCCTCGTAGTGTTTCATTTCCCATTTTGCCAATAGCGAGAAAAATGATTTTAGAGTAAGAATATCTGTTTCTTGTTCGCATTTATGGTAGTGGTCTATAGAATCTTTCTCTAAAAGTAATGCAGTAGATATTGCCGAGAATAAAGCCTGATCTTCACCAATGCGCCGCACAAAAGACTCGGAAAAAATGCTTTTCTGCATATTCTCTTTTTCCAGTTTATCGCTAATGTCTTCCGGTTTCAAGTTGTTGGTTAGTTGCTGATAATAATCCAAAAGATAGTTGTAATGGCGGCGTTCTTCTTCTTTACGGCTCAAGAAGAATTCTTTAACATCGCTGTCGTTACTTTTTTCTGCTGCATCCTGATACAAGTTTACGCTATCCATTTCTCCTTGCATCGCTTTCTTTATCGAATTAACTAGTTGTTCTTTCAGTGCCATAATAGCCTCTCATTTTTTCTTTTATAAATAGCTTAATCCTTTTGCTGATTTTGCAAAACCATTTTCTATCGCCAATAAATATCTCGCCCAAAAGATAATGCAATGGTGACCGAAGCTTAAAGCTAACATCATCGGTAAATAAGGGAAAATCTCAGCCTTATTCCCCGCTAATGATTCCTTAAAGCATTAAGCGGAAAAAGCATTGACACTCTACAGCGTTCATCAAATCTATTTTTGGCATTACACGCAAAAATTTGTACTTCTAGCCCAGAGATTGAGCGGAATAATCATTGACAACTACGCTAGGCTAAAAATAGGTGTAAACCAATAGAAAACAAATCAGGAGTTACAGTTAGCTATGAAGAATATCCTCGTGATCGGTGCTGCCGGACAAATCGGTTCGGAGCTTGTTCCCTACCTCAGAAACATTTATGGTGAAAAAAATGTTGTAGCCACATACAATCACACTCCCCTCCCTCAAGACATTACGGAGGCAGGACCTTCGGAAAAAATGAATGCCACGGAAGGCAATTCTATGAATGAAGTGGTTAAGAAGTACAATATCGATACTATCTTCAATTTGGTTGCAGTTCTTTCTGCTAAAGGCGAAGCTAACCCTGCTCAAAGCTGGAAAATCAATATGGATACTACGTTCAATTGCCTGGAGATCATGAAGGAAGTAAAAGGTGCGGTTTTCACACCATCGTCAATTGGTGCTTTTGGCCCTACTACTCCGTTAGATAATACCCCACAGGATACTATCATGCGCCCCACCACTATCTATGGCATCTCAAAAGTTGCCGGTGAACTTTTGGGAGATTATTATCATTTGAAGTATGGCGTTGATGCTCGCGGCTTGAGATATCCCGGCATTATTTCCAACGTAACCTTACCAGGAGGCGGAACTACAGATTATGCAGTAGAGATTTATTACGATGCAATTAAGAATAAGCGCTATGTATGCAATCTGCCAGCGGGAACATTTTTGGATATGATGTATATGCCAGATGCTCTTCGCAGTGCAGTACAGCTTATGGAAGCAGATCCCGCCAAATTGGTGCACAGAAACTGTTTTAACGTAACTGCCATGAGTTTTGACCCCGAAATTATTGCTGCAGCAATACGTAAACACATACCGGAATTCGTTTTAGAGTATAATGTGGATCCCATCAAAAAATTAATTGCCGATAGCTGGCCAAACAGTATGGACGATTCTGCCGCCCGCAATGAATGGGGTTGGAAACCTGAATATGATTTGGATAGCATGACCCGCGACATGATCGAAAAGGTTTCGGCAAAACAAAAAAAATAGGATACAAAATGTTAAAGATCGGCGTAGTAGGTGTTGGGCATCTTGGTCAGCATCATGCCAGAAAATTTATGGCCATAAAAGATGCTTCTCTTTCGGGCATATACGATAAAAAAAGTAGCCGTGCAAAGGATATTGCCAAAACCTTGAACGCAGCGAGATTTGAAAGTTACGATGCTCTGCTCGATGTCTGCGATGCTGTGGATATAGCTGCCACAACATCATCTCACTATGAATTGGCAGTAAAAGCCTTGAATGCAGGCAAACACATCTTTTTGGAGAAACCAATCACCGGCAAACTGGAAGAAGCTTATGAGCTTCTGGAGCTTGCTGATAAGAACAACCTAAAGATTCAAGTGGGTCATATTGAACGCTTTAATCCGGTAATCATGAAAGTGGAAAATGAGATTAAAGATCCCGTTTTTATCGAATCTACCCGTATTTCTACTTTTCACAGCAGAGGAACAGATGTGCCCGTTGTGTTGGATGTAATGATTCACGATATAGATCTCATCTTGAGTTTTGTGCATAGCCCCATCAAGCAAATTCACGCTTCCGGTATTGGTATCCTCACACCCTCTATAGACATCGCTAATGCGCGCATAGAATTTGAAAATGGAGCAATAGCGAATGTAACTTCCTCAAGAGTATCACTAAAACAGGAACGTAAAATACGTTTTTTCCAAAAGGATTGCTATATCACTCTGGATTTTCAGAGTAAACAAGCAAAAGTTATTAAGAAAAGTCCTCATGTGATGAAGTATTTGCCCAAAATTATGATGGGTGCTACCGATATTGACCCCGCTAAACTGGTGGATCAGGAACTTTTTGATTGCACAGACAGCCCCAAAGATGCACTTACAATGGAGCTGGAATCTTGGGTGGAAGCTATTTTACAAAATAAAAAACCCGTAGTGGATGGACATGCCGGAACAAAGGCTTTGGAAGTTGCAGTACAGATTATAAAAATTATAAATGAACAAGTAAAAAAAAGCAAAATTAAGGTTTGAGCTTATGCAGGATACATTTGTAAAGGATATAGCCCAATTTGTGGACAAAGAAGTACGGCTTAAGGGCTGGGTGCGAAACATCCGCCATAGCGGGAAACTGCTGTTCATCATCTTTCGTGATGGCAGTGGTGAAATGCAAGCAGTAGCTTTCAAGCCAGATTTGGGAGAAGAGCTTTTTGACAAAGCCAAGAGCCTAACCCTAGAATCCAGTCTAATTTTAACAGGAATTCCCAAAGCTCATCAGAAGATAGCCGGCGCCTACGAATTAAGTGTTACCGGCATAGAAATAGTTCAACTCGCCGATGAATACCCCATCAGTAAAAAAGAACACGGACCGGATTTCCTGCTTTCTAATAGGCATCTATGGATTCGCTCTCCCAAGCAATGGGCAATATTGAGGCTCCGACATACCATATATTACGCTATCTGTGAATATTTGAATGATAATGGATTCTTTCGCTTCGATTCGCCCATTCTTACACCCAATGCCTGTGAAGGTACCACCACGCTATTTGAATTGGAATACTTCGATGAAGGTATGGCGTATCTTTCGCAATCTGGACAATTGTATTTGGAAACTGGGATTATGAGTTTGGGTAGGGTCTATGATTTTGGTCCCGTCTTCCGCGCAGAACGCTCAAAAACACGTAAGCATCTTACAGAGTTTTGGATGATGGATGCCGAAGCAGCTTACGTGGAACACGAAGAGAACATGGCGATTCAAGAAGGTTTGATACGCCATGTAATCCGCACAGTTTTGACTAAATGCGACAAGGAGCTGGATATTCTGGAGCGTGATAAGGAGCAACTAAAAGCTGCTGACACACCTTTCAAGCGCATGACTCACTACGAAGCAATTGAATATTTACGTTCTAACGGTAGTGAGATAGACCACCAGAGCGATTTAGGCGCAGCCGATGAAGTAATGCTTACCGAAGGCTCAGCCGTTCCTATTTTCATTGAGAGATGGCCTAAAGTAATAAAAGCATTCTATATGCGGCGCGCTCCCGAAGATGAAAATCTGGTATTGGGAAGCGATTTGATCGCTCCGGAAGGCTTTGGTGAAATTATAGGCGGCAGTGAACGGGAAACAGATTATGAAGCCTTACTAAAGCGTATGAAAGAAGAGAAGATGGATTTGGAAGCTTATCAATGGTTTTTGGATTTGCGCAAATATGGCTCTGTTCCTCATAGTGGTTTTGGTATTGGCTTAGAACGTCTTGTAACATGGATGAGCGGCACCCATCACATTCGTGAAACCATACCGTTCCCAAGGATGATTTATCGCATCTATCCCTAATCCCAATTTTCTGCTTTGCCACATACCCGCAGAACTATAGGAGGCAAAGCATTTTTGCTTTTTTTTCTTACCTATTCTGCTTCCAAACAATGATAAAAGAGTAAATATATTATATTGATAAAGGATATGAAGATGATTAGTGAGAAACTATCACAAATTAGCAGAACGATGAAATCTTCCATGATTCGTGAACTGGTTGCCAGCACACGCGATATTGAAGGATTGATCTCTTTTGCCGGCGGATTCCCCTCTCCCAAAACCTTTCCCGCACAAATCCTTGCAGACCTGTATGCAAAGGTTTTAAGAGACGAGGGTAGCAAGGTTTTACAATACGGAGCAAGTGAAGGTGATACGCTTCTGAAGAAGGAATTGCTTAAGTGGGAAGGATACGATATCCCTTTGGATCAAATGTTAATAACTGCCGGAGCTACAAATGCCATTTATTATATAACGCGAACACTTATTGATCCCGGAGATGTAATTATCTGCGAAGCCCCTAGTTTTTTGGGTAGCTTGGTTGCTTTTGAAGCTACGGGAGCAGAATTGGTTGGTGTTTCGTTGGATACTGAAGGCATCGATATATCTTTGCTTCAAGCCAAAGTTGATGAATTGCTAGCTAAGGGCAAAAAGGTTAAGCTAATTTATACTATACCAGATTTTCACAATCCAGCGGGATTATCGATGAGCTACTCTCGCCGTAAAGCCTTAATTGAATATGCATTAGCTATGCAGATCCCAATTTTGGAAGATAACCCATATTCACGATTGCGATATATGGGAACTCCCCTGCCTACCCTGTATAAAATTGCCACCGAAGAATA
It contains:
- a CDS encoding NFACT RNA binding domain-containing protein, which translates into the protein MKYNYLAAWTRKIDLKNAVLDKIFMHQNAMYICLAKGAALAIVLSPQDSFIYYHNCIELPKKTPELWLQLAGSSITNIAIKPDDRIIYIECRQKDIYGDVHNYELICELMPPKPNVILFNKDKGLIQDALYKYSLADNPMRMVLVNQPYYPPQTSFTPDTSQTLEIPKESTAKSINEYFATRHQQILLPNDQVKSTQQKIKILSKEIKRLKKKLDMQGMDLANALKMDYYKACAEAIKPNMHLIEPGDDTLEVTNYLDPHLAKISVPLLSDRSPQQNLHYYIKKYQKAKNGKSIIELNIKRTEAEIEAVKALQKRLEQGEDIDLDTHKNSGGIAHKQNQIDRILQLRINAGWHIYIGRKARENDFITTKLGKAHDWWFHSRIYRGAHVLLRNYHKQEPPPSLIQICCALAAWYSQAKFSINVPVDYTQIRFVRKPKGSAAGFVTYTNYKTIFANPKDIRSIKEELEL
- the recO gene encoding DNA repair protein RecO, coding for MRILGIVTGIFPFSESSQILKIISQDRAQISVIAKGWRKKQEPLLRFAEYEFNLYEPKEEGLYILKELSLLQNYAQYPSTSTWAAAEAGAELISKIIMASSDAPSYYELLRNYLGYLQTIDKNAILIFWRLFMRIFKLLGIDLNISKCSLCHTECVAFAYNAASDIVCESCYKETANKDNYHSLSQNAGKILSLLPFIGYHLQETELSFNDVEELNRFFFAYYYAHQKQTLKLKSLSVLGQFYY
- a CDS encoding ferritin family protein, translating into MALKEQLVNSIKKAMQGEMDSVNLYQDAAEKSNDSDVKEFFLSRKEEERRHYNYLLDYYQQLTNNLKPEDISDKLEKENMQKSIFSESFVRRIGEDQALFSAISTALLLEKDSIDHYHKCEQETDILTLKSFFSLLAKWEMKHYEELADIQKEAERFYWQANNFEPF
- a CDS encoding NAD-dependent epimerase/dehydratase family protein; this encodes MKNILVIGAAGQIGSELVPYLRNIYGEKNVVATYNHTPLPQDITEAGPSEKMNATEGNSMNEVVKKYNIDTIFNLVAVLSAKGEANPAQSWKINMDTTFNCLEIMKEVKGAVFTPSSIGAFGPTTPLDNTPQDTIMRPTTIYGISKVAGELLGDYYHLKYGVDARGLRYPGIISNVTLPGGGTTDYAVEIYYDAIKNKRYVCNLPAGTFLDMMYMPDALRSAVQLMEADPAKLVHRNCFNVTAMSFDPEIIAAAIRKHIPEFVLEYNVDPIKKLIADSWPNSMDDSAARNEWGWKPEYDLDSMTRDMIEKVSAKQKK
- a CDS encoding Gfo/Idh/MocA family oxidoreductase, whose amino-acid sequence is MLKIGVVGVGHLGQHHARKFMAIKDASLSGIYDKKSSRAKDIAKTLNAARFESYDALLDVCDAVDIAATTSSHYELAVKALNAGKHIFLEKPITGKLEEAYELLELADKNNLKIQVGHIERFNPVIMKVENEIKDPVFIESTRISTFHSRGTDVPVVLDVMIHDIDLILSFVHSPIKQIHASGIGILTPSIDIANARIEFENGAIANVTSSRVSLKQERKIRFFQKDCYITLDFQSKQAKVIKKSPHVMKYLPKIMMGATDIDPAKLVDQELFDCTDSPKDALTMELESWVEAILQNKKPVVDGHAGTKALEVAVQIIKIINEQVKKSKIKV
- the asnS gene encoding asparagine--tRNA ligase — protein: MQDTFVKDIAQFVDKEVRLKGWVRNIRHSGKLLFIIFRDGSGEMQAVAFKPDLGEELFDKAKSLTLESSLILTGIPKAHQKIAGAYELSVTGIEIVQLADEYPISKKEHGPDFLLSNRHLWIRSPKQWAILRLRHTIYYAICEYLNDNGFFRFDSPILTPNACEGTTTLFELEYFDEGMAYLSQSGQLYLETGIMSLGRVYDFGPVFRAERSKTRKHLTEFWMMDAEAAYVEHEENMAIQEGLIRHVIRTVLTKCDKELDILERDKEQLKAADTPFKRMTHYEAIEYLRSNGSEIDHQSDLGAADEVMLTEGSAVPIFIERWPKVIKAFYMRRAPEDENLVLGSDLIAPEGFGEIIGGSERETDYEALLKRMKEEKMDLEAYQWFLDLRKYGSVPHSGFGIGLERLVTWMSGTHHIRETIPFPRMIYRIYP
- a CDS encoding PLP-dependent aminotransferase family protein, which encodes MISEKLSQISRTMKSSMIRELVASTRDIEGLISFAGGFPSPKTFPAQILADLYAKVLRDEGSKVLQYGASEGDTLLKKELLKWEGYDIPLDQMLITAGATNAIYYITRTLIDPGDVIICEAPSFLGSLVAFEATGAELVGVSLDTEGIDISLLQAKVDELLAKGKKVKLIYTIPDFHNPAGLSMSYSRRKALIEYALAMQIPILEDNPYSRLRYMGTPLPTLYKIATEEYLNNEVVTEVVSFSKILGPGLRLAFAKGSKTLIERMCSWQQKINIAPDNISQRVAGRFLAEGYMDPHIQICCDFYRPYLQSMLEAMAKHLPSYIQYTKPEGGIFTWLRLPEDMNADKLFEQAKARKVTFIPGSKFYPTGQEKFNALRLNYSFCTPQQIDEGIRSLGEIMNEFYA